One Sporomusaceae bacterium ACPt DNA window includes the following coding sequences:
- the kdgT gene encoding 2-keto-3-deoxygluconate permease → MKIKAGLERIPGGLMMIPLLLGAVTNTLFPTAAKTFGSFTGALMTGALPILSVFFFCMGATIDFKATPYILKKGGALLGSKILAGTLLGLLAAQFMPTGMVESGVFAGLSVLAIVASMNDTNGGLYMALIGQYGKKEDGGAYTLMSMESGPFFTMLTLGIAGLAAFPWEAFVGAILPLLVGMVLGNLDHELRDFVKPAIPILIPFFAFGLGNTLNLTTVWKSGLLGVLLGIAVVVVTGTVLIIADKLTGGNGVAGIAAASTAGNAAAVPAAIASIDKTYAGIAPSATMLVATCVIVTAVLVPLATALWAKWVNADQRKEVVN, encoded by the coding sequence ATGAAAATTAAAGCAGGACTTGAGAGAATTCCCGGGGGATTAATGATGATCCCGTTGCTGCTTGGTGCGGTAACTAATACTCTGTTTCCAACGGCTGCTAAAACTTTTGGTTCCTTTACCGGAGCGCTTATGACTGGCGCCTTGCCGATCTTATCTGTATTCTTTTTCTGTATGGGAGCAACTATTGATTTTAAGGCTACACCATATATTCTGAAGAAGGGCGGAGCCCTGCTGGGTTCTAAGATACTAGCCGGTACTTTATTGGGCCTTCTGGCTGCGCAGTTCATGCCAACAGGCATGGTTGAGTCAGGGGTGTTTGCCGGCCTTTCGGTTTTGGCCATTGTAGCGTCCATGAATGATACCAACGGGGGCCTATACATGGCGCTAATCGGACAATACGGCAAAAAGGAAGACGGCGGAGCTTACACCCTGATGAGTATGGAGTCGGGGCCCTTCTTTACCATGTTAACCCTCGGTATTGCCGGGCTGGCCGCTTTTCCCTGGGAGGCTTTTGTCGGTGCTATTTTACCACTCCTTGTCGGCATGGTTTTAGGCAACCTTGATCATGAATTAAGAGATTTTGTAAAACCTGCCATTCCCATTCTTATCCCCTTTTTCGCTTTCGGACTTGGTAATACTCTTAATCTGACTACTGTCTGGAAATCCGGGCTACTTGGCGTACTGCTCGGAATAGCAGTTGTAGTTGTAACAGGAACTGTTTTAATTATTGCCGATAAATTGACGGGGGGCAACGGAGTCGCCGGGATTGCTGCGGCTTCTACTGCCGGTAATGCCGCTGCCGTTCCTGCGGCTATTGCTTCGATTGACAAAACCTACGCGGGAATTGCGCCCTCGGCAACTATGCTTGTTGCTACATGTGTAATTGTTACTGCTGTATTGGTACCGTTAGCTACTGCCTTATGGGCTAAATGGGTTAACGCTGACCAGCGCAAAGAAGTAGTGAACTAA
- the norR_10 gene encoding Anaerobic nitric oxide reductase transcription regulator NorR, producing the protein MVILAQETKEQFALDFDIREGLLEEAIDVAVAAEKDGYQAIISRGGTAAIIKQHVSIPVVEIKVTGYDVLRALYCYRDSDTTVAIVGYDNVVFGCRAVSNILHIPIYEYLLKVEAEQPYNWPVISAQVSQLLKERGITEVVGDVVAQSKLQLEHLNVHLITTGQEALLQAVDEAKQIVAVREVEKREAERLHAILNFVHDGVIATDEQGIVTLMNPVAEQIFNLSKASVVGKRINDVIPNTQIDTTLKTGVAQLEDLQKVPDGYILTNRVPIQVEGGIKGVVATFQEVTKIQHAEQKIRQNLYSKGHYARYSFDDIYTTDSQMKRLIAIAKSYARTDATILIQGESGTGKELLAQSIHQASNRANGPFVALNCSALPTNLLESELFGYVQGAFTGAKKGGNPGLFEVAHNGTIFLDEIGDIDKSVQSRLLRVLEEKQVMRLGSDTIIPVDIRIIAATNVNLKEAVSKGNFRLDLFYRLNILNLIVPPLRARTTDLKYLLHHFLNKYSEKYGIKIAELPEDVMAALLQYDWPGNIRELRNIAERIVLSWPGGEKADPDHLRLIIEDLGNAAATNGNMSADYFLQGSLQEIKQKIIMTVLEEEGHNKSRAARRLNIDRATLEKYL; encoded by the coding sequence ATGGTAATTTTGGCGCAGGAGACAAAAGAGCAGTTCGCGCTGGACTTTGACATTAGGGAAGGTTTGCTGGAAGAGGCAATTGATGTAGCGGTAGCTGCAGAAAAGGATGGCTATCAAGCTATAATCAGCAGAGGTGGGACAGCGGCAATAATCAAGCAGCATGTAAGTATCCCGGTAGTAGAGATAAAAGTAACCGGATATGACGTATTACGGGCTTTATATTGCTATCGCGACTCGGATACTACTGTTGCTATCGTCGGTTATGATAATGTTGTATTCGGTTGCCGCGCCGTAAGCAATATCTTACATATTCCGATCTATGAATACCTGCTGAAGGTAGAAGCAGAGCAACCGTACAACTGGCCGGTAATAAGCGCCCAAGTCAGCCAATTACTTAAGGAGCGTGGGATCACCGAAGTAGTTGGCGATGTAGTGGCCCAGAGCAAACTACAGTTGGAGCATCTGAATGTACATTTAATAACAACTGGGCAAGAGGCTTTACTTCAGGCCGTTGATGAAGCCAAACAAATTGTTGCCGTTCGCGAAGTAGAAAAAAGAGAGGCTGAACGTTTACACGCGATTTTGAACTTTGTTCATGATGGTGTTATTGCCACAGATGAACAAGGTATTGTTACTTTAATGAACCCGGTTGCCGAGCAAATCTTTAATCTATCAAAAGCAAGTGTCGTAGGTAAGCGCATTAATGATGTAATACCCAATACGCAAATTGATACCACACTTAAGACAGGGGTTGCTCAACTGGAAGACCTGCAAAAAGTCCCCGACGGTTATATTTTGACCAATCGGGTTCCTATACAGGTTGAGGGCGGGATAAAAGGGGTTGTGGCAACTTTTCAGGAAGTTACCAAGATCCAGCATGCCGAGCAAAAAATCCGCCAGAACCTATATAGTAAAGGGCATTATGCCAGATACAGTTTTGATGACATTTATACTACCGACAGTCAAATGAAGCGATTGATAGCGATCGCCAAGAGTTATGCCCGGACAGATGCCACAATTCTAATTCAGGGCGAAAGCGGGACAGGCAAGGAATTATTGGCGCAAAGCATCCACCAGGCAAGTAACCGGGCAAATGGACCTTTTGTGGCGCTAAATTGCTCGGCGTTACCGACAAACCTGTTGGAAAGCGAACTTTTTGGCTATGTCCAGGGGGCATTTACCGGTGCTAAAAAGGGTGGAAATCCCGGATTGTTTGAAGTAGCTCATAACGGCACGATTTTTCTTGACGAAATTGGCGATATTGATAAGAGTGTACAATCGCGTTTGTTGCGGGTATTAGAGGAAAAGCAGGTGATGCGGCTAGGGTCTGACACTATTATTCCTGTTGACATAAGGATAATTGCTGCCACCAATGTTAATTTAAAAGAGGCAGTGTCTAAGGGGAATTTTAGGCTTGATCTGTTCTACCGCCTCAATATTTTAAATTTAATTGTGCCACCGCTTAGAGCACGCACAACCGATCTCAAGTACCTCTTGCATCATTTTCTGAACAAATATAGCGAAAAGTACGGGATAAAGATCGCCGAATTACCTGAGGACGTAATGGCCGCCCTGCTTCAATATGACTGGCCTGGGAATATCCGGGAATTGCGCAATATTGCTGAAAGAATAGTTTTATCTTGGCCGGGAGGAGAAAAGGCAGACCCTGACCATCTTAGGCTAATTATCGAGGATTTAGGTAACGCTGCAGCCACTAACGGCAATATGAGTGCAGATTATTTTCTGCAAGGCTCGCTACAAGAGATAAAGCAGAAAATTATTATGACGGTTTTAGAAGAGGAGGGCCATAATAAGAGTAGGGCCGCTCGGAGGTTGAATATCGACAGAGCGACATTAGAAAAATACTTATAG
- the pdxA2 gene encoding D-threonate 4-phosphate dehydrogenase: protein MHNQNEQRPILAITMGDAAGCGPEIIIKAFANTTMYGMCRPIVFGDAGRLELAGRLLNSTLKINKVTDIDQGVFTPGIIDVLDFANIPADLPFGQVDARAGHAAYQYIEAAVKNALAGQVDAVVTAPINKEALHKGGHNYPGHTEILADLSNTTDYAMMLSSQSLKVIHVTTHVSMLEASALITKERVLRIIRLANRTLRLLGLSEPRIAVAGFNAHAGENGLFGREEIEQIKPAVEAAKQEGINASGPIPPDTVFYRAASRKEFDIVVVMYHDQGHIPVKLLGFEDGINVTVGLPFLRTSVDHGTAFDIAGKGIADSRSMTAAIEFAARLAKGARSQN, encoded by the coding sequence ATGCATAATCAAAATGAACAACGTCCCATCCTTGCTATTACTATGGGAGATGCCGCAGGCTGCGGTCCGGAAATTATCATTAAAGCTTTTGCCAATACTACCATGTACGGCATGTGTCGACCTATCGTGTTTGGGGATGCCGGCCGCCTGGAACTTGCTGGCAGGCTGCTTAATAGTACACTTAAAATTAATAAGGTCACAGATATAGATCAAGGAGTATTTACTCCCGGGATTATCGACGTACTGGACTTTGCCAATATTCCCGCCGACTTGCCGTTTGGGCAGGTTGACGCCCGCGCCGGCCATGCTGCCTACCAGTATATTGAGGCTGCTGTTAAAAATGCGCTGGCCGGGCAAGTTGACGCAGTTGTTACAGCTCCTATCAATAAAGAAGCCTTGCACAAGGGCGGTCATAACTACCCCGGCCATACCGAAATTCTGGCTGATCTCAGTAATACAACTGACTATGCCATGATGTTGTCCAGTCAGTCCCTCAAAGTCATCCATGTAACAACACATGTATCCATGCTGGAAGCGTCTGCGCTGATTACCAAAGAACGGGTATTGCGGATTATTCGTTTGGCTAATCGTACGTTACGGTTACTCGGACTGTCTGAGCCGCGCATTGCCGTTGCCGGCTTCAATGCTCATGCCGGCGAAAACGGTTTATTTGGACGGGAAGAAATTGAACAGATTAAGCCTGCTGTCGAGGCTGCCAAACAAGAGGGAATCAACGCCAGCGGGCCAATTCCGCCCGATACTGTATTCTATCGCGCCGCTAGCCGTAAAGAGTTTGATATCGTTGTGGTCATGTATCATGACCAAGGCCATATTCCGGTAAAGCTCCTGGGATTTGAGGATGGCATTAATGTTACTGTCGGCCTGCCGTTTCTTCGTACTTCTGTCGATCATGGCACAGCCTTTGACATTGCGGGAAAGGGTATTGCCGATAGCCGAAGCATGACTGCCGCTATTGAGTTTGCCGCCCGTTTGGCTAAAGGTGCGCGCTCTCAGAACTAG
- the dtnK_2 gene encoding D-threonate kinase produces MIVIADDLTGANDTGVQFTRQGLKTEVILEETGFADASQAAVVVIDTNSRALPADQAYAKVQRVAKQAQESGFYYVYKKLDSTLRGNVGVELKAILDLGLHDFAFVMPAFPKNGRTTIGGYHLLHGVPLSATEIAKDPKCPVNETLLPKLLQQQSSLQVGHIGFELLGQGQEAVTRAIRQYLQGGAKIISCDAWQDEQFRLAAAAAASISNQVLWVGSAGLAEFLPELFGWNEQNNSQKPTLVIAGSVSAATREQIKALVAEGHVWIDVEVADLLPWQPADSLPSLEKALNCLARGKNVVLTSGCQPEAVSRAIAAGAKLGLSNIEVSNTIAEILGWLGAAIVNKQPVAGIVLTGGDTAVAVCRALGVTGIRVVEEIAPGIPLGEMTTADGITLSVVTKAGAFGDPDALVKATRKLQQRS; encoded by the coding sequence ATGATTGTTATTGCTGATGACCTGACAGGGGCTAACGATACCGGAGTGCAATTTACCCGCCAGGGCTTAAAAACAGAAGTCATTCTGGAAGAAACCGGCTTTGCTGATGCGAGCCAAGCTGCTGTTGTAGTTATTGATACCAATAGCCGTGCGCTTCCGGCCGATCAAGCGTACGCCAAAGTGCAGCGTGTAGCCAAACAAGCTCAAGAATCAGGCTTTTACTATGTCTACAAAAAGCTGGATTCCACTCTACGGGGCAATGTGGGGGTTGAGCTAAAAGCTATACTGGATCTCGGTCTCCATGACTTTGCTTTCGTAATGCCTGCTTTCCCGAAAAATGGGCGGACAACGATTGGTGGATATCACCTGCTCCATGGAGTCCCGTTATCAGCAACCGAGATTGCCAAAGACCCAAAATGTCCGGTTAACGAAACTTTGCTACCCAAACTGTTGCAGCAGCAGTCTTCATTACAGGTGGGACATATAGGCTTTGAACTGCTTGGTCAAGGTCAGGAAGCCGTTACCCGCGCCATTCGGCAATATCTCCAAGGCGGTGCCAAGATTATTAGCTGTGATGCCTGGCAGGATGAACAATTTCGGTTAGCGGCGGCTGCCGCTGCCAGTATTTCTAACCAGGTACTATGGGTTGGATCGGCTGGTCTGGCTGAGTTTTTACCGGAACTGTTTGGCTGGAATGAGCAAAATAATTCACAAAAGCCAACACTAGTTATTGCCGGGAGTGTGAGTGCCGCGACAAGGGAGCAGATTAAAGCACTTGTGGCAGAAGGACATGTTTGGATTGATGTCGAGGTGGCCGATCTTTTACCATGGCAACCGGCCGATTCGTTGCCATCGCTGGAAAAGGCTCTTAATTGCCTGGCCCGGGGTAAAAACGTAGTGCTTACTTCCGGTTGCCAGCCGGAAGCCGTTAGCAGGGCAATAGCCGCAGGAGCTAAACTTGGTCTTTCCAATATTGAGGTAAGCAATACAATTGCTGAAATTCTCGGTTGGCTGGGAGCAGCTATCGTAAATAAACAGCCTGTCGCCGGAATTGTTCTGACCGGTGGTGATACCGCCGTTGCGGTCTGCCGGGCTTTGGGAGTGACAGGTATTCGTGTTGTAGAAGAAATCGCACCGGGAATTCCTCTTGGAGAAATGACCACAGCTGATGGTATTACATTGTCTGTTGTGACCAAAGCAGGTGCATTTGGTGACCCTGATGCGTTAGTGAAAGCAACCCGAAAATTGCAACAAAGGAGCTAA
- the rapA_2 gene encoding RNA polymerase-associated protein RapA — translation MIVLHLGLCNRQWLLWGERAIEEAKLPAKRGRKPKSPDKPAAERSPYDTDVEQLLEALEAAEINAAQYRQKNSRMSILWSPTAGGRPVASSLLVAEPPAASDEIVLRPWKVSVVGLTTRDTIDFLAACMDKTALIHGVALGKDIAFWTQALRFTAALVVRERFLPRLAVQEGKYYARWEPLITGNDLKHLRDLAAAMPDACRALTADSAEIKVQSALTVVKEAVSLTADKLVRLDAEEKLTTVAARLPVKADNAQERFDSIHDQWLYALCSTDGEMSGSQAELAQFAAQLQEWRRKALFLSTAPFRFCFRVEEPEQEDKEDRSANKTRKKNRHDQWTVAYLLQAVDDPSLIITAKDAWKGTGKTAQVFKERAFSVNEFLLTALGQAAGICPNVEESLKAAKPAGFTVDTAGAYAFLTETASLLEQAGFGLLAPAWWTKRGAGVRLAAKARVKSPALQAGGGLSLDNIVDFNWEISLGDEVLSAAELEALVNLKSPLVKIRGQWVELNGAQLQSALEYWRRRGAQSMTAREAVRMALGAAKTPGDMAFAGVAAEGWIAELIAKLEGRTPWSQLPQPHGLTGALRPYQLRGYSWLTFLSEWGFGACLADDMGLGKTIQTLALIQAKRESGEKRPALLVCPTSVMGNWQKETEKFTPGLPVMLHHGFDRNKSKTAFKKEAERHGLVITGYSLLSRDFELLQKVDWSGIILDEAQNIKNAQTKQAKAARSLAGGYRVALTGTPVENNVGDLWSLMEYLNPGMLGGQAEFKRNFFAPIQFNRDEQAAEKLKRLTGPFILRRLKTDKQIITDLPEKMEMKVYCTLTKEQASLYAAVLREMEEGLDESEGIQRKGLVLAALTKLKQVCNHPALFLNDGSSVSGRSGKLARLTEMCEEILAAGDRALIFSQFTEMGHMLRRHLMEHFGREALFLHGGVAKKERDRMVELFQSDKGPPLFVISLKAGGTGLNLTRANHVFHYDRWWNPAVEDQATDRAFRIGQAKNVQVHKFICTGTLEDKIDAMIERKKELAGQVVGTGEGWLTELSTAELRDILALSQEAIGD, via the coding sequence ATGATAGTACTGCATTTGGGGCTATGTAACAGGCAGTGGCTGTTATGGGGAGAGCGAGCTATAGAGGAGGCGAAACTTCCGGCTAAACGGGGGAGAAAGCCCAAGTCGCCGGATAAACCGGCGGCTGAGCGGTCGCCTTACGATACTGATGTTGAGCAATTGCTGGAAGCGCTTGAAGCGGCGGAGATAAATGCAGCCCAATATCGACAAAAGAATAGCCGGATGAGTATTTTGTGGTCGCCGACGGCAGGCGGCCGCCCGGTGGCTTCAAGCTTGCTTGTTGCCGAGCCGCCGGCAGCGAGCGACGAAATCGTATTGCGGCCGTGGAAGGTTTCGGTTGTTGGTTTGACAACTCGTGATACAATAGATTTTCTGGCTGCATGTATGGATAAAACAGCATTGATCCATGGGGTGGCGTTGGGAAAAGATATTGCTTTTTGGACGCAGGCGCTGCGTTTTACGGCGGCGCTGGTCGTCAGGGAAAGGTTTTTACCCCGGCTTGCGGTCCAGGAGGGTAAATACTATGCTCGGTGGGAACCGTTAATAACAGGGAATGACTTGAAACACTTGCGAGACTTGGCGGCGGCAATGCCTGACGCTTGCCGGGCGTTAACGGCAGACTCGGCGGAAATAAAAGTGCAGAGTGCATTGACTGTGGTAAAGGAAGCGGTTAGCTTGACTGCCGATAAGCTGGTTAGGCTGGACGCGGAGGAAAAACTGACAACTGTTGCCGCCCGTCTGCCGGTTAAGGCGGATAACGCGCAGGAAAGGTTCGATAGTATCCACGATCAGTGGTTATACGCGCTATGTTCAACAGATGGCGAAATGAGCGGCTCGCAAGCGGAACTGGCCCAATTTGCCGCGCAACTGCAGGAATGGCGGCGGAAGGCACTCTTTCTTTCCACGGCGCCCTTCCGGTTCTGTTTTCGCGTGGAAGAGCCTGAACAGGAAGATAAGGAAGACCGTTCGGCTAACAAGACCCGAAAAAAAAATCGGCATGACCAATGGACTGTCGCCTACCTTTTACAGGCGGTTGATGATCCCAGCCTTATCATTACCGCTAAAGATGCCTGGAAAGGCACGGGAAAAACAGCGCAGGTGTTTAAAGAGCGCGCTTTTTCAGTTAACGAGTTTTTGCTTACTGCTTTGGGACAAGCCGCCGGGATTTGCCCAAACGTCGAAGAAAGCCTGAAGGCGGCCAAACCTGCCGGATTTACGGTGGATACGGCAGGGGCATACGCTTTTCTGACCGAAACAGCTTCGCTTTTGGAACAGGCCGGGTTTGGCTTATTAGCGCCTGCCTGGTGGACCAAGCGGGGCGCAGGCGTTCGCCTGGCGGCCAAGGCCCGGGTGAAAAGCCCGGCTTTGCAGGCTGGGGGCGGTTTATCACTGGACAACATCGTCGACTTTAATTGGGAGATTTCCCTGGGAGACGAAGTGTTATCCGCAGCGGAACTGGAAGCATTAGTAAATTTAAAGTCGCCGCTGGTGAAAATCAGGGGGCAGTGGGTAGAGTTGAATGGCGCTCAACTGCAGTCTGCCCTGGAATACTGGCGTCGCCGGGGCGCGCAGTCTATGACTGCCCGTGAGGCGGTGCGCATGGCGTTAGGGGCGGCGAAGACTCCGGGAGATATGGCGTTTGCCGGGGTGGCGGCGGAAGGCTGGATTGCTGAATTGATTGCCAAACTGGAAGGTAGAACGCCTTGGAGTCAACTGCCTCAGCCGCACGGCTTGACAGGCGCTTTGCGTCCTTATCAATTACGGGGCTATTCCTGGCTGACGTTTTTGAGTGAATGGGGTTTTGGGGCCTGTCTGGCGGATGACATGGGTCTGGGAAAGACTATCCAGACGCTGGCGCTAATTCAAGCGAAGCGCGAATCCGGGGAAAAGCGGCCGGCGCTCCTGGTTTGTCCCACATCGGTCATGGGGAACTGGCAGAAAGAAACGGAAAAATTTACGCCCGGTCTGCCGGTTATGCTTCATCACGGGTTTGACCGCAATAAATCCAAAACGGCGTTTAAGAAAGAAGCTGAACGGCATGGGCTGGTGATTACAGGGTATTCCCTGCTGTCCCGTGATTTCGAATTGCTGCAGAAGGTTGACTGGTCGGGGATTATTCTGGACGAAGCGCAGAATATAAAGAACGCTCAGACCAAGCAAGCCAAGGCGGCAAGGTCTTTGGCAGGCGGCTATCGGGTTGCGCTGACCGGAACGCCTGTGGAAAACAATGTGGGCGACTTGTGGTCGTTAATGGAGTACCTCAACCCGGGCATGCTGGGCGGCCAGGCAGAATTCAAGCGTAATTTCTTTGCCCCCATTCAGTTCAACCGAGATGAACAGGCGGCGGAAAAGCTTAAGAGATTAACCGGTCCATTCATTTTGCGGCGGCTTAAGACTGACAAACAGATCATCACCGACTTGCCGGAAAAAATGGAAATGAAGGTGTACTGCACTCTTACCAAAGAACAGGCTTCGCTCTATGCTGCTGTTCTCAGGGAGATGGAGGAAGGTCTTGATGAAAGCGAAGGCATTCAGAGAAAAGGGCTGGTGTTGGCTGCTTTAACAAAATTGAAGCAGGTGTGCAATCATCCGGCGCTATTCCTGAATGATGGCTCTAGTGTGTCCGGGCGGTCCGGCAAGCTGGCGCGGCTGACTGAGATGTGCGAAGAGATTCTGGCTGCAGGCGACAGGGCTTTGATTTTCAGCCAGTTTACCGAAATGGGGCATATGCTCCGCCGTCACCTTATGGAGCATTTCGGACGCGAAGCGCTGTTTTTGCATGGCGGCGTGGCCAAGAAGGAACGCGATCGCATGGTAGAATTGTTTCAGAGCGACAAGGGACCGCCGTTATTTGTCATTTCGCTGAAGGCAGGCGGCACCGGCCTTAATTTAACCAGGGCGAACCATGTGTTTCACTATGACCGGTGGTGGAATCCGGCAGTGGAAGACCAGGCTACTGACCGGGCTTTTCGCATCGGGCAGGCCAAAAATGTGCAAGTGCATAAATTTATATGCACCGGAACACTGGAAGATAAAATTGACGCCATGATCGAACGCAAAAAGGAACTGGCCGGGCAGGTTGTGGGGACCGGAGAAGGCTGGCTTACAGAGCTTTCTACCGCCGAGCTGAGAGATATTCTGGCCCTGAGCCAGGAAGCGATAGGAGACTGA